The genomic stretch tctcgcctcagtgccatcccctgctggcaactcctaaccacttaagacacctctgaaggtctcttaaatatcgtggagagtaggagtgattcttagacttaagaacgttgataaaaagcttttattcttaagtttgagagtaggactaaatttcgcaaattctcaggacttaagtgtaaaatggcactctaagaagcttgataagtacggcccctggtccttacgggctacctggtgcccgcgggcaccgcgttggtgacccctgctttaaagtcatacccaacaattgcaacaaccactttttactgtcaactgagtttagttttttaatggtttctgctggtggtgtgcctccgcattttttcaacgcaaaaaatgtgcctaggcttaaaaatggttgaaaaacactgccttagatgttagcttcgtagctaacctgttagcatgctgggacacacacacacacgagcagatGTTGTGAGATGGAGAGAGCAGGGATGAAAAtagattttaagtgctccccattCCAAGGGTCCACATGGTTGCCATGGAGATGAGAAGCTGCACAGTAACCATGTGACCCGCATGACACCTCTGTCCTATTTCTCtaccacgcacgcacacacacacaaaaagcccctcccacttgtgacatcacatCGCGATGAGATATGAAGGTGGCCTGGCTGAGCAGCCGGAGACAAAGCAGACCAATAAGCGGAACAAGAATGGCAAAAAGAAGGAGAAGTTTGGCGGCGTGAAGGTGGCGGCGTCTTCCCCGCGTTCCCGCCACGTGACCGCACGCCGTGACGTCATCACGTAAGACCGTACAAGTTGTGAGTTTTGGCAATCATCttagtttttttgtgtgcaagGCAGTGCAATCTCAGCTGACATCGCGCCGGAGGCGGAGCCACTTCAGCCGTCAATCACCTCCTGAAAATTAAAATTCATTCTCGGACCAGGACCACCTCGGGGGCGCCGCCATGTTCTGGAGGCACGCCACCTGGCACAATGACGACGACGCCGGTTACATGCTCGGGAGAGCCCCGGACCCGGGCGCGGGTCCTGACCGGAACCGTGTTGCCGGATCCCCTGGAGAGACCGACGAAACCAAAGACGGCCAAACACAACGGACGGTGAGTCTCCGGTCGTCACATGACCTCACTTTTAGAGCCTTCTGAGAACCAGCCCGTGATTGTGCTTGGAgaggtgcattgtgggaaatgtaggTTGCCCtatgcctcacacacacacacacacacacacacacacatacacgtcttgcctactttgtgtggacccacgtttggttagtaggttgtgagggcccccctttccactatagctagaatgacgaAAAACacatatctagcactagatgggagtagagagttgcaacctcacttcagaatgctaaACACACAactacttctgtagttgtgaggaccgaccgctgttgctaggtagatttgaccgtacacacacatagtaataagttctgtgagttggccatttttaaggacacacacacacacacacacacacacacacacacacacacacacacacacacacacacacacacacacacacacgtcttgccgACTTtctgtggacccacgtttggttagtaggttgtgagggcccccctttccactatagctagaatgatgaaaaaaaaaataatctagcactagatgggagtagagagttgtaacctcacttcagaatgctaaacacacaaaataaaacaaatattttacttctgtagttgtgaggaccgaccgctgttgctaggtagatttgaccgtACACACAAATAGTAATAAGTTCTGTGAGTTAGCCATTTTTaaggacaccccccccccccaaccgccactcccccccccacacacacacaggtcttgcctactttgtgtggacccacatttggttaggttgtgagggcccccctttccactatagctagaaagatggaaaaaaaaaatctagcactagatgggagtagagagttgcaacctcacttcagaatgcaaaacacacaaagtaaaacaaatattttacttctgtagttgtgaggaccgaccgctgttgctaggAAGATTTGACCCTACACACACATAGTAATAAGTTctgtgagttggccatttttaaggacacacacacacacacacacacacacacacacacacacacacacacacacacatgttattgtCCATGGCTCCAAAAAAATGTACTCAGGAAGATTgtatgagtgtgtatgtgtgtgtgtgtgtgtgtgtgtgtgtgtgtgtgtgtgtgtgtgtgtgtgtgtgtgcgtgtgcgccttATCGTAGGGACACATGCAGTGTTTGTGTGAGGCATGTGTTTCCTGCCATTATTCTCTtggttcccacacacacacacacacacacacacacacacacacacacacacacacacacacacacacacacacacacacacacacacacacacacacacacaccgaggacACTGCCCGACCACAGCCCCTCTGGTTCCAGGTTCTAGAATGGATTCATAGAGCAGGTTTAGCTTTGGTCCTGCTTCAGTAAAGGTGCGCCAAGTCCTGGATCGTGGTCTCCGTGCAGGCTGGTGGAGCTGCAGGCCGCCACCATGCACACCATCTACCGCCTGTGTCAAGTCTGCATTGGACAGAACCTCCCTCAGGTCGGTACCTTTGGTCCAACTGTAGTCCATCTGAGTCTTGTAGACCTCGGCGGGTGTGCTTGGGTGTTGTTGTAAATATTTCATGTCTGTAATGGCTTCAAAACAGCTGCActttatgtacgtgtgtgtgtgtgtgtgtgtgtgtgtgtgtgtgtgtgtgtgtgtgtgtgtgtgtgtgtgtgtgtgtgtgtgtgtgtgtgtgtgttcttgtatttctacccttcttgagacatgaagaaggaaaagtagcttccatatgaggaggtgtgatcaagtgatgacataaatcatggtcccaataacattgcatccaatagatgcaatgttattggtcaacatatgaaataacaagtgtgtgtaagaaattcaaagtgctccccctctggccaatatttgtaaaaaaaaaaaaatctaataaatatgtacagtatatagagacatactgtaacaacttgaagtgaataatgaaaattaaaaccaattacaaatcaaaaatgtgttaattaatgaactaaaagcagtctttttctcacaatgtatcgacttttttgttttaaaattgggaacaatttcaaattttctcgtgaaattgttacttttcaatgcaaaaatggtgacatttgtcatacaaaatgttgacttttatcacaatattgataaAAGTCATGaaaaaggaaaagtatcttccaaatgaggaggtgtgaacaagtgatgacataaatcaataacattgcatctaatagacaatgtctcattggtggtgacatctatcaacatgacgGTGAttgttcacattgactgtgtgtcgcttttaaaagtgctcaccctgtggtcaacatatgaaataacaagtgtgtgtaaaaatgtgacgtGCTCCcctctttggtcaacatatgaaataacaagtgtgtgtaaaaatgtgaagtgctccgccctttggtcaacatatgaaataacaagtgtgtgtaaaaatgtgacgtGCTCCcctctttggtcaacatatgaaataacaagtgtgtgtaaaaatgtgaagtgctcccccctttggtcaacatatgaaataacaagtgtgtgtaaaaatgtgaagtgctcccccctttggtcaacatatgaaataacaagtgtgtgtaagaaattgaaatgcgcccccattggccaaaatttatcaaataaatatgtatatagagacttactgtaaataatgaagattaaaaaccaattaaaaacaaaaaataaaataaaaatactttttttaatttaaagcagtctttttctcacaatgtgtcgacttttttcttataaaaattgggaacaatttctcatattctttctgcttctgtaatatcgcaatgttttttcgtaaaattattactttttttatgtaaaattattacttcttagtgcaaaacggtgacatttgtcatataaaattcagacttttatcacaatattgccaacctttttgttgttcttgtaaaatggtgacatttttttgagtaaaattacgacttttgtcacaattttgccaagtaaaattccgattgttgttattataatatttccaaaatgttaaagttttattgtaaaattgtgacttttatcgagtgaaatgacgacccttttcataaaattgccaaaactttAAGCTTTCTTGTAAAACCGCGACTgttagagtaaaattccaactttgatcataatatttagggatgtctgataatggctttttgccgatatccgatattccgatattgtccaactctttaattaccgataccgatatcaaccgataccgatatatacagtcgtggaattaacacattattatgcctaatttggactaccaggtatggtgaagataaggtccttttaaaaaaaataaaaaataagataaataaattaaaaacattttcttgaatacaaaagaaagtaaaacaatataaaaacagttacatagaaactagtaataaaatgaaaatgagtaaaattaactgttaaaggttagtactattagtggagcagcagcacgcacaatcatgtgtgcttacggactgtatcccttgcagactgtattgatataccgtatattaccaaatagtagcccgggcgtttattttacaaaatggggtcagaccccgggcggctattaggacatgggcggttatttgcacaaggcttttatttatttttgcaccagcctgcaccaggccattatttggttacaatggttactgtccagtattttttttttcgtacaaacaattttaaatgtaaaagctattgtaaacatacaaacaaaaaaacaagactatcaaaagacaagagatcaacaaggcctcaacatggcagtactgcaacaattgtcaaatagactaccaatactaaaaataaatacactttttaaataaagcagcctactgggaaaaataaaattatggtaccaagtactcaagtattaaaaaacacaccatcaaaacagaacaataatactgtcacttaaataaaataaaggctacagtactccaagttttaaataaagaagcatacaagaaaaatacaattatggtaccaagtactctataaaaccatcaaaacaataatactgcagcaaacgcaaccccaaatgcaactcaaccccactcatcatcctccttctctccctcacccccctcatcatcatcctccttttcaatcacaagttcattgaggaactgctgttcctcatcactctcctcctcttcctgaagcacagcagcagcctgctgtctagccctcaacagcatctctctgcctgcctgacatggctgtccctccttgaagcagtaaatgagctggtcctcactcccatcagctgccaccgtcagcccacacaccttgtaggataccacaaagcaacattcagctatggctactgtttgcaacacggacacacacacacacgattaagccagccacttgttgcaccaaacaccaccccggtgtctctcgtgtcactcgcggtgacatacaactcctttgccttaatgctgatcattttgcgggacacacggtggttcagtccacgcacgtgatgtatccactgacacaaattagcatcaagctcgtcgctcactttcttcctacctccatccggggggtcgttttccatcgattgccgactgagatagtagttctccctttttttgtttccattctcgtacacgttttgggtcaacgttaaactgcctggccgctgccaaaccagaattctgctccgcatacttcacaatcgctagcttgaactttaagtcaagtcaaacgttctcttcttcccccttaaagtattcccgtccatcagttgtggtgtagcggtatcctgttcattcaactcactgctactgttgcttgccatgttgaaacttttcctcgtgggtttgttgtgtgttacgctatatgcggtgacccattgcaatatgttgattacccagaatccccacgtgacgtctgctgttaccgtaatgaccagaattattgcacctttgcttttccttttagcttataaattgggtttaatgaaaattaaatcaatatgattttaatctaaattatgcaaataacagcccatgggcggctatttggacataggcgtttattaggaagaggctgttaattcacaaaatgggctcagaccccgggcgactattaggacaagggcgtctatttgcacaagggcgtctatttggtaatatacggtatattgatatataatgtaggaagcagaatattaataacagaaagaaacaacccttttgtgtgaatgagtgtaaatgggggagggaggttttttggcttggtgcactaattgtaagtgtatcttgtgttttttatgttgatttaataaaaataaatacatttaaaaaaaacaaaaaaaaaacgataccgataataaaaaaaactgataccgataatttccgatattacattttaaagcatttatcggccgataatatcgtgcaggcaggccgatattatcggacatctctaataatattgcacaaatgttcagtttttattgtaaactcCTGACTTGCGTTgaggaaaattatcggtatcggtttttttttaatcggtatcggttttttggttttttttttttaaatttatttatttatttatttttattaaatcaacataaataaataaataaataaaaaacaaaaaaaccccaaaaaaacgatactgataacaaaaaaaatgataccgataatttccgatattacattttaaagcatttatcggccgataatatcggacatctctaataatattgcacaaatgttcagtttttattgtaaactcCTGACTTGCGTTGAggaaaattattggtatcggtttttttattatcggtattggtttttttgggggttttttttaaatttatttatttatttatttttattaaatcaacataaataaataaataaatactttttttttaaaaaacaatacgataccgataacaaaaaaaatgataccgataatttccgatattacattttcaagcatttatcggccgataatatcggcaggccgatattatcggacatctctaataatattgcacaaatgttcagtttttattgtaaactcCTGACTTGCGTTGaggaaaatgacgacttttattataatactgccaaaattctacgttttacttgtgaaattccaactcattttacacaacaactttttttatatttgcatagtatgtatgtattattaatgttgtaaatgcacttcttatatatctagaaaggctggtcctaaagaggtaggcatattttttcaggtctcaagaaggtcacaaatacaagaatgtgcgtgcgtgcgtgcgtgcgtgcgtgcgtgcgtgtgtgtgtgtgtgtgtgtgtgtgtgtgtgtgtgtgtgtgtgtgtgtgtgtgtgtgtgtgtgtgtgtggagagagagaaaaagatggttataaaaaattgaccaacataaAAAGTGTATGATCCTTCCATAgaagtgaggtgtgtgtgttctgAAGGTCACATGACACATTTAGAGCGGACTCTCATCTCGTGTCCAGAGACTACGAGGAAGTCTCTGCGAGGTTCTTTGTGAGACGTCTGCAGGAACCTGTCGCAGGATGTTGTTCCTCCAACAGCACTTCATTCCCACGCTTAGCttgcctggaaaaaaaaaaagccaggaaAGTGCGGCGAGATGTCCTCTGAGTCCACAGGGAAGTGGACTCCTGCCACACAACGCAAACACTGGGGAGGAATCTGCTCAGATAAAGGTCAAAGGGTGCCAGTTCCTGGGGAGTTTTAATTTCAATCTGACAGTCTGGACTTAGGGACCACAgaggttttttgggggggggagggggggggcgtcATGGAAACAGCCTGGCGACCAGGACAGGACGCCACTGATGACACTAGTGCAGACATATTCAAACACACAGTGGTGGTCAAagtctacatacacttgtaaagaacatcatgtcatggctgtcaatcattcctacaactcttatttttttgtgatgtagtgattggagcacatacttgttggtcacaaaaacattcatgaagtttgcttcttttatgaatttattatgtgtctactgaaaatgtgctgggtcaaaagtatacatacagcaatgttcatatttgcttacatgtcccttggcaagttgacccgcaataaggcgcttttggtagccatccacaagcttctgcttgaccacttgaccactaaattactgcagttcagctaaatgtgttgcttttcctgacatggacttgtttcttcagcattgtccacacctttaaaggcctactgaaatgcgattttcttatttaaacggggatagcagatccattctatgtgtcatacttgatcatttggcgatattgccatatttttgctgaaaggatttagtagagaacatcgacgataaagttcgcaacttttggtcgctgattaaaaaaaagccttgcctgtaccggaagtagcgtgacgtcacaggttgtggagctcctcacatctgcacattgtttacaatcatggccaccagcagcgagagcgattcggaccgagaaagcgacgatttccccattaatttgagccaggatgaaagatttgtggatgaggaaggtGAGagtgcagtggaagcgattcagatagggaagatgctgtgagaggcgggtgggacctggggccgtacttatcaagcttcttagagtgccattttacacttaagtcctgagaatttgcgaaatttagtcctactctcaaacttaagaataaaagctttttatcaacgttcttaagtctaagaatcactcctactctccacgatatttaagagaccttcagaggtgtcttaagtggttaggagttgccagcaggggatggcactgaggcgagagagacgtgcgccaacattcagggagcggaacaatgttttttgttttttttgatgacgagcagctgatcaaacggtatcgtttagacagagcggatattatttttgtcacagatttaatacttttcgattccttgttgatttctgcatgtggctgcagtgggctagtatatatagagccacccacaccagtttcaaattagttgcctaattaatgaattggaaagaaaatgttatgacagtagcgtatgtgtgtggccgtgaggtgagtgacgtcagtgagtgtgtgggcgagagaagagagggagcggtagcgtgagtgccggcggggactagtttgttttgtattattttgtagtttattgtcaaaatatacactcccattgtccacttaaatatttctttattcttagacaacggattcccttccgtgattggtcatttctatggacacagaaatgacctAAAATtgcatttacggcacatagtaatgtcgtaattcagctctgagtgtgacacttaagattcagtcctacacttcgctgaaagtgtgagtaagacgcttgataactaacttttaagtgcagctttcagcgaagaatttatttactcttaagtcaactcttagcagacttcttaggagtcattctaagaagcctgataagtacggcccctgatattcagctgggaatgactaaaacagtaaataaacacaagacacactaccgttcaaaagtttggggtcacccaaacaatttagtggaatagccttcatttctaagaacaagaatagaatgtcgagtttcagatgaaagttctctttttctggccattttgagcgtttaattgaccccacaaatgtgatgctccagaaactcaacctgctcaaaggaaggtcagttttgtagcttctgtaacgagctaaagtgttttcagatgtgtgaacatgattgcacaagggttttctaatcatcaattagccttctgagccaatgagcaaacacattgtaccattagaacactggagtgatagttgctggaaatgggcctctatacacctatgtagatattgcaccaaaaaccagacatttgctagCTAgactagtcatttaccacattagcaatgtatagagtgtatttctttcaagttaagactagtttaaagttatcttcattgaaaagtacagtgcttttccttcaaaaataaggacatttcaatgtgaccccaaacttttgaacgctagtgtatttatactctattagccacaacacaaccaggcttatatttaatatgccacaaattaatcccgcataacaaacacctcccccctcccgtccatataacccgccaatacaactcaaacacccgcacaacaccctcaatcccacagcccaaagtaccgttcacctccccaaagttcatacagcaaatttatttccccaaagttacgtacgtgacgtgcacatagcggcacgcacgtacgggcaagcgatcaaatgtttggaagttacacatacaaattaaacaaaatgcttatggcaacattctggttgcgtactcacggtacctcgtctgcgtatccaactcaaagtcctcctggtaagagtctctgttgtcccagttctccacaggccgttggcgttgttaggcctattttaggggggctcaagcccccctaaaatattcttaagcccccctaaataatttggtgtttaaaaaataaaaatacattttttttattttttttttgcaaatacatgccgacatattcattataaagtagcccgaatatgagttaaaataaataatcatataacctgtcattattcactcagtttcccctcacttcatagcgtgaggtagagagcccctttagtgcgtcggtatccaatccattccacttgttcatatagaaaatgcccacatcactcaaaatccagtccgcattttctctgtgaccttgcttgcggtcctgcaggtgtacgaagcacattagcacacagcactgcagaacaagaaccttgtgtctgcaattgtaaataatttagtttttaagttttgtgtttcttgtagaatctatataaagtaatatacgttagcctattgttaaaataatgaaaaaaacatcattaaatgtatttgttttattgtattgttacattaatagctgttgtattattataggatggcttgttaaacatttcataggattttcagagggtggaaaaaccaagacatttaatataaaatgtaaaatgaataaatacataaaaagtagggatgtccgataatggctttttgccgatatccgatattccgatattgtccaactctttaattacagataccgatatcaaccgataccgatatcaaccgatatatacagtcgtggaattaaaacattattatgtctaatttggacaaccaggtatggtgaagataaggtacttttaaaaaaaaattataaaataaaataagataaataaattaaaaacattttcttgaataaaaaagaaagtaaaacaa from Entelurus aequoreus isolate RoL-2023_Sb linkage group LG17, RoL_Eaeq_v1.1, whole genome shotgun sequence encodes the following:
- the LOC133631936 gene encoding uncharacterized protein LOC133631936 — protein: METKKGRTTISVGNRWKTTPRMEVCGLTVAADGSEDQLIYCFKEGQPCQAGREMLLRARQQAAAVLQEEEESDEEQQFLNELVIEKEDDDEGGEGEKEDDEWG